cttccggcttcgtcctcgtcgtagaagctagccgccctcggcccttcgtcggctataatcatgttgtgtaatataatacacgtgaacatgatgtcggcgatattattcacgtaccacagccgagccggggccttcacaatgttgaatcgagcttgaaggaccccgaaggctctttcgacatctttccgcgctgactcttgacgctgcgcaaaaagaacccgtctcgggtcgtgcgggttgtggagcgtcttcacgaacgtcgaccaccttgggtagataccatcggcgagatagtaacccatgcggtatatatttccgttgatggtgaagtcgatcgccggtgctacaccattcatcacatcattgaagagtggtgacgaatatagcacattcaagtcgttgttggatccagcaacgccgaaatatgcatgccaaatccataggcggtagtcggcgaccgcctcaaggataagcgttgggccgccgcctttgtgaccgctcaagtgttgccccctccaagcagtcggacaattcttccacctccaatgcatgcagtcaatgctgccaagcattccgggaaagccatggactgattcgtgaagacgaagcaaccgttggcaatcatcagtggtgggtgctcgaaggaattcatccccaaaagcagaacgaacgccctcgcaaaaattctttaaacataggattccagtggactcaccgatatgcaaatactcgtcgaacatgtcggccgtttgcccagtagcgagttgtcggatggcacacgtacacttctgcaacgccgtgatactttgccggccggctgcatctacacctgtttgaaagtattcaacacgtgcggacaatgtgttgacaattcgcatgaacaagcgctttgacatgcgaaaacggcgcctgaagtaatctgccggaaaccgcggctggtcggcaaagtagtcggcaacgagcctttcgtgggctccctcccggtcacgatggatgtaccgtcgatttgatctggttcgttgaggaggaggagcaggggtattcgccgcgacatatgcttcgtaagcggcacgatgttgttcgtagtattcttgttcttcgcgttccgcttccgccataatatgggtgaaatccatttgagaatttgagtgggggatgaatgtgttgatagtttgtatgagaattatgaatgagagatgaatgagagatgatttgatgtgataaatggatgatgaatgtgtgtatttatagatgattttggggaaaaaaaaataaaaaaaaatcaaaaaaattcagaaaaaacgggaaaaaaaacggccatatttttgggatttggaaaatattttttttttattttttagcattatttataattaaataccgatttttaaaaaaaaaataaaaaaaagtttaaacacaacggctatgccgttgacgaatgggagcgcgccacgtgtgcgtccgctggcacggacgtgctcgatacatcgagcagcgccgtgccagcggcgcggctgcagcggcggcggtcctgcgccttgccaacggcgcggacggcggtggcgtctttcgccaccgctgcggatgctcttacctCGTCTAAAAACCAGAACAATCATAAATGAGTTCTAAAAACACCATCTCTTATGTActctttatttgtattttgacATGTATATTTGTTGCGTCCATTTAGTTATTCtataataaaaagtgaaatgaaatatttaatggGAATAATATTAGAGGAaacatctttttaggtccacAAATTTTGtcatagtatcattttaggttcgtaaactttaaaaatatcatttgagatattttgaacttttttcagatgaaaatgcccttaaggccttcaaagggcaatttgCACAATTCTTTCGCCATTCATCTTGCGTCAAATACctagagtccaacaattttttttactactatttaattcaattaccatccaaattgaatttaaatataattaaaatttaccgtaaaaatagtactatgtgctaatttttcaattattagatgaccaattatatAGAGATAGTGAATTGGAACTtgatactttattttaatttttcaatctAAACTGCATTTTAAGAACATACTGTAGttgatttgtgaattatatttagtttatttgtctTGAAGTAGATAGTTATTAATTTGGATGGTCACtcagagtattatttatataaatttcagAATGTagatcaattaccatccaaattgaatttaattaaaaaaatttgccgttaaaaattgttggactaTAGGCTTCTGGGGCAAGATGAGTGTGAAAGAATTGTCCATATTGCCATTTGAAGACGCATTTTCGTCcagaaaaagttcaaaatacctcaaatgatattaacttataattgacggacttaaaatgatattttcaaagttcacaaacctaaaatgatactttggcaaagttcgtgtaCCTAAAAAAATTTTCCCTCATAATATTATAGCTGTTGGCGGTCCCACCTAAGCAACGAACAAAACTGTtaatttaaaaagataaaaattccCGGGAATAAACTGTCCACACAAATTGAAGAATGTCACCTCTTCTCTTCCTCTTCCACTCCCACGCCACTCTCCACACTTCACCTTCCACCGTGCCTGCAACTTCCTCCATTTCCGCATTCTCCACTCCCTCTCTTCTCCTCCCCAATCGCCACCGTTCTCTTTTCACACCATGCCAAAAATTCACAAAAGTCTCATCAAAGTCACTAGTAGCTTCCAGTTGCAGGAACGCCACTTTCTCGGAAAAATTGCGATCAAACCTAATTACTAAATCGAATTTCCCTCTAGCCGATCCAAACAAATCGCATCCCAAGAGAACTTCTGTGGTGAAATCTACAGGATCGGAAGGCGGATTGACCTCGGCGACGACTCTCCAAAGCACGGTAACTGCGTCGATCGATCATGCcctattttgatttttgacCTATATTTTGCTCTGATTAATGAATTGGATGCGATTTACGATACGTTTTCTCTGTTTCAGGCTCTGAATCTGCTGCATTTGGCGGGTTCATTAGGAATCATTGTGGCCGTTGACAAGCTACTGAAGCAGGCGTTTGTTGCCGCCGCCATCAAATTCCCGAGTGCTTTGTTCGGAATGTTTTGCATATTCACAATTCTGATAGCTCTCGATTCCACCGTCCCTGCTGCGGCCATTGGCTTGGTCAACTTCTTCCAGCCGGCGCTGCTCTTTATCCAGCGGTGGCTCCCGTTGTTCTATGTGCCGTCTTTGGTGGTCCTTCCCCTTGCCGTCAAAGATATTCCGGCTGCTTCTGGCCTTAAAATCATCTACATTATTGGTATATATAGGAATGTAACTTCCATTTCCATCCAAGATTGTAGATTGACATGTCTTGTTTGGTGTTAGTGGGTGTAATGTGTGTTTTTCTTACCCTAAATTTGGTTCAGCCGGAGGCTGGTTGGCATCGCTTTCGGTAGCAGGTTTCACGGCTATAGCAGTGAGGAAGTTGGTGAACACTGAAATGATACCAGCTGAGCCTATGGCTAAGCCTTCCCCCTTTTCGTCGCTTGAGCTTTTGGCTTGGAGTGGTGTATTTCTAGTATCTTTTGTGTCTGCATATCTTTATCCAACTATACTTGGAACGAATGCCAGGACGTGCTTGCCGTTCCTTTTGGCTTCCACAGTATTAGGCTACATTTTTGGTTCTGGGTAAGAAAGAGAACTAACACATTCTTGATTTTGCTCAAATTGTATCTTTCAATGTCATGTTTGCTTCAGGTTGCCAACAGGTGTGAAGAAGGTTTTCCATCCGATTATCTGCTGTTCCTTAGCTGCAGATCTTGCTGCATATGCTTATGGATACGTATCAAAATCTGGACTCGATCCTGTTCTAGGTATAAATCTAAATGATGATGAAATGTTATGCTGGAATTCCTATGATCCATTGACCATTGATGGTTATTTTGTTTGCTTATTGCTGTTTAATACTACTCTATTAGTATATCGTGTATATGAGGggcaaaaaaaatgaatattgcAGGATACTATCTGACAAAGGTCTCATCGAATCCGGGTGCTGGTGACATTTTGATGGGATTTCTTGGATCTGTTATTCTCTCATTTGCCTTCTCCATGTTCCAACAAAGGAAGGTAAATGCATGTTTTCCAATGTCTAGCCATTTATACGGAAGGAATTAGCAGCTTTAGCATTCAATATCATAAACTGTAATTCAATCTGATCACACTGCAGCTGGTGAAGAGGCATGCTGCAGAGATATTGAGCTCTGTGATCCTCTCCACACTGTTTTCATTGTATTCAACGGCTTTCATTGGGCGTCTAATTGGTTTGGAACCATCATTGACACTATCAGTTCTACCCAGATGCATAACTGTGGCACTTGCTCTCAGCATTGTATCCTTCTTTGAAGGTTAGAAACTCAattaattgtacatttttaCATCCCAATGTGATTTAGAATTCTGACAACTGCTTCCTTTTTTTCGTTTCAGGTGCCAATACATCTCTTACAGCAGCTGTTGTTGTAGTAACTGGACTAGTTGGGGCAAATTTTGCACAGACAGTACTCGACAAACTTGGATTCCGTGATCCTATTGCTCGTGGAATAGCAACTGCATCAAGGTATTCCAAAACCTTCATAGTAGTAGGCAACATACATGCAACTATAATGAGAAGTTAGTACTCTCTCTCCACCTCATCCTCTAACGTTTGGGTTTATGCTTTTCAGTGCACACGGACTGGGAACGGCTGCATTATCAGCTAAGGAACCCGAGGCTCTTCCATTTTGCGCAATTGCATATGCCCTAACCGGCATTTTTGGATCTGTGATCTGCTCCGTCCCAGCTGTCAGACAGAGCTTGCTGGCAATAATCGGCTGAAACTCTCTTGTAACTTGTCGAGTTTGGTCAAAATCGACCTTTTGATTTGGTGCTGTCTTGCTGAATTTTTAGCAGGATGAACAAAATCTTTCATTCATTAGCCATTCAACCCTGTCATCAAAGTGTTTTCTTGTTTAGTTTTTTCTATCTTCACTTTCCATGATTTAGATATGTATGTAGATAGACATTCATCATTTTCAATAATCTTATTTTATGATTGATATGTAAAGAGCATGGCATTCTCAaattatgtatgaaatgtgttTATAATTATAAGATTCCTCCATTTGATATATGTGCAAGTCGTTTCTCTATGTTACAAATCTCCACAGAGTTTCAACtcataaaataaatacaaaatagacAACAACACCTCATTCGACGAGGAACAATACCAATTCCCCCCAACACCAACGCGCTAACAGTGGGAAAATTCTAAGCATAGATAGATAGAGCACTCAACTCATCATGCCTTGGCAGCTTCGAGGGTAGCAGCCGTCCTGCTCGCCACAATCTGCTCGTAGAGGTCTCTGATCTTCAACCCAACGATGGTCTGGAACAGCCCTGTTCCATTGTTGCTCCCAGGGAAATCTGAATGCTTCAGCATCTGCTGAGTCACTTCTCCGTAGAACTTAGTCGAAAGGTTGCTCAAATGGCTCTCCACATAGATCAGCTCATCTAGTCTGTCAAACTGCCCATCCATTTCCAGTACAGAAACCTGCAAGGTTTAACAGAAATataagtttttttattaaaaaatggtAAGGGGTGCTGAAGCCCCCTATCACTCCTGTATAAAATGGTAGAAGATGAAACATGATTCTTACCTCTTGGCCGTAGTAAGTGTCGGGGCCGTAGGAGAATTTGATGCCGGGGTAGGAGCAAGTGAGCTTCCTTCCACATGGTATCCAAGAAATGGTGGAGCCTTCATCAAAGAGGTAGACAGGGTTGAAGAACTTGACACCTTCCTTCATGATCAGTCTCACTCTCAAAACCTTGCCCTCGTTGTCATCCGGGATCAGCTGAGTTGGCAACACTTCGATCACAGCGTCCGCGTATTGCTTCTGTGGATCTGCATTGTTGAAAACAAGTTCATCACCGGTTCACTAAGTGTTGTGTTGTGAGTTTTTGAAGATGCAGAGGAAGGAGAGTGTAGTTACCGATGTAAGCATCAAAGTCGGGTTTTCGGGCTTCAATACTGGCCTTGATGCTCTCAAGACTGTGCCCTCTTTCAGCCATGTCCCTCTGCATTGTTCAAAATGTTTGATGATCAGATGTTTCCTACTCTTTTCAGTTTTCAATAACTACCACATTTAGTGATTTTACTTGTAAGCATATTATTTGTCGATTccaattaaaaattatgaactCTTGCTTATTTGAACAGGGAATTTACCTGAATTTTCCATGCGAATTTGACTTCGTTGCTGATGTCCAGATAAATACTGAAGTCCAAGAGGTCTCTAACACGTTCATCGTACCTTCACATTTAACATAAAACTAAATTTAGAAATAATTCATCTTTAAACTTAAAACTTCACTCTTTCTCAGACAGTAAATCTCaccattaaatatctcatttcactcATACTTGTATACGGAGTacctatttttggtaaatgaacCTCATATCCCACTAATTCACTTGACTCGCATTTTACTACTCATAAAACTAGTTTTTATTTGTCCGAGATGGACTTCAGATTAAATGaatttcacattccactaattcgtccacctcacattttattataaaactaacatTTCATACGTCCGAGATGGATTTATATTAAATATCTCACTTTTACTTgtcacgaattttaagaaatgtaaaagacAGTcaataaaaaagttagtggattattGATATTAcgtttatatattaatataataaaatataactgaaatataaagtttaattactaaaataataatactacttAAAATTGAATCACATATTTAACGATAAACATCTTAAAATAGCAATATAAGATATTTAACGAGAGACTAAAAGAGTATAAGTACGAATTACTCCTACTATATTTCACTGTCCATTCATTTTcctttcatatttatttattagtaaaaCTTATGCAGAGGCAAAtaatgagatttaattagggaGGTATTCACGGAATCCTTAATGATAAGGACTGCATGGCCCTTAAGTTGACGCATGGGTCACAATCAGACAAAAATCTGAATCCCTCAACCATAGAATTATGGATAATATATCAATCACACTTT
This portion of the Salvia splendens isolate huo1 chromosome 10, SspV2, whole genome shotgun sequence genome encodes:
- the LOC121753023 gene encoding plastidal glycolate/glycerate translocator 1, chloroplastic-like codes for the protein MSPLLFLFHSHATLHTSPSTVPATSSISAFSTPSLLLPNRHRSLFTPCQKFTKVSSKSLVASSCRNATFSEKLRSNLITKSNFPLADPNKSHPKRTSVVKSTGSEGGLTSATTLQSTALNLLHLAGSLGIIVAVDKLLKQAFVAAAIKFPSALFGMFCIFTILIALDSTVPAAAIGLVNFFQPALLFIQRWLPLFYVPSLVVLPLAVKDIPAASGLKIIYIIAGGWLASLSVAGFTAIAVRKLVNTEMIPAEPMAKPSPFSSLELLAWSGVFLVSFVSAYLYPTILGTNARTCLPFLLASTVLGYIFGSGLPTGVKKVFHPIICCSLAADLAAYAYGYVSKSGLDPVLGYYLTKVSSNPGAGDILMGFLGSVILSFAFSMFQQRKLVKRHAAEILSSVILSTLFSLYSTAFIGRLIGLEPSLTLSVLPRCITVALALSIVSFFEGANTSLTAAVVVVTGLVGANFAQTVLDKLGFRDPIARGIATASSAHGLGTAALSAKEPEALPFCAIAYALTGIFGSVICSVPAVRQSLLAIIG
- the LOC121753024 gene encoding phosphoribulokinase, chloroplastic-like, with amino-acid sequence MAVSTVYTVQSLNFSTPSKPFSQKHILFFTTTKKANLTRSYKQISCSAEDKTVVIGLAADSGCGKSTFMRRLTSVFGGAAEPPRGGNPDSNTLISDTTTVICLDDYHSLDRTGRKEKGVTALDPKANDFDLMYEQVKALKDGTAVDKPIYNHVSGLLDPPELIKPPKILVIEGLHPMYDERVRDLLDFSIYLDISNEVKFAWKIQRDMAERGHSLESIKASIEARKPDFDAYIDPQKQYADAVIEVLPTQLIPDDNEGKVLRVRLIMKEGVKFFNPVYLFDEGSTISWIPCGRKLTCSYPGIKFSYGPDTYYGQEVSVLEMDGQFDRLDELIYVESHLSNLSTKFYGEVTQQMLKHSDFPGSNNGTGLFQTIVGLKIRDLYEQIVASRTAATLEAAKA